The following are encoded in a window of Microcaecilia unicolor chromosome 7, aMicUni1.1, whole genome shotgun sequence genomic DNA:
- the CTLA4 gene encoding cytotoxic T-lymphocyte protein 4 has product MLTLLFTMGFLFASAGVSEAMEVIQPPVTVANRQGNASLVCGYKFTGKVTEIRVTLLKRTGDKSSVMCASSYTTQYEPFTTKNIIQCHGVPGPNNVTLTLIGLHTSDTGRYTCRLEIMYPPPYRTSVGNETLIYVSEPEPCTEPILVPTVLVAVITGLSVYSILMTIIILINKIQSKNWLTTGIYMKMPLTDLDRARKVDLYEILKN; this is encoded by the exons ATGCTCACTTTGCTGTTCACCATGGGCTTCTTGTTTGCATCTGCTGGTGTCTCCGAAG CCATGGAAGTGATCCAGCCACCAGTGACAGTAGCCAACAGGCAAGGGAATGCCTCTCTGGTTTGCGGCTATAAGTTCACTGGCAAAGTGACAGAGATCCGTGTGACTTTGCTTAAGAGAACAGGTGACAAGTCTTCTGTGATGTGTGCCTCATCCTACACTACGCAATATGAGCCATTTACCACTAAAAATATCATTCAGTGCCATGGTGTACCTGGCCCAAATAATGTAACCCTGACTCTCATTGGGCTACACACTTCAGACACCGGTAGATATACATGCAGGCTGGAGATCATGTATCCTCCACCATATCGCACCAGCGTAGGCAATGAAACCCTGATCTATGTTAGTG AGCCGGAGCCTTGCACAGAACCCATCCTGGTCCCCACAGTGCTGGTAGCAGTTATCACGGGATTGTCTGTCTATAGTATCCTTATGACAATTATCATATTGATTAATAAG ATACAAAGTAAGAACTGGTTGACCACTGGGATCTATATGAAAATGCCTCTTACGGATCTAGACAGAGCGAGAAAAGTTGACCTGTACGAGATTCTGAAGAACTGA